One part of the Thermoanaerobacterium sp. CMT5567-10 genome encodes these proteins:
- a CDS encoding gluconokinase — MEDRLALCVDIGTTNLKAGVVDKDGNVLSLSRSEIPLERDNDGKAEHNPEVLFAAFVKAAKEASKGFEGKISLIIPSSYMFGLVPVDDDLNPLMGIMTLLDLRAKETYEDLLSTIDVNEAYKRTGFAPTFHAPLFKIFWLKQRRREVFDKAKYFLSSKDYIISKLLDKPYTEPSISSATGLMNINTLKWDSYSLNALGIDESRLPEIVPSDEILVELPQKSKELLGLEGDVKLLPGVYDGGAVGIGIGAFEEGVGAINIGTTGMFRVAYPEAILDKEDSMRLQTYYLSSGKWFVGAAINNAGIILRWLRDNIFNISYDELTNEALKVDTSNLFFLPYITGERDKEIGNIASGVYFGLKNNHNKGHMIKAGMEGVAYSLRMLYEAVKDNNVEVKEIRAGGGGTNSDLWMDIFSSVLGLPIKVSNVEEPELLGSALLGFYSLGIYKDLDEATKKMVKIKNVYVPQDEKIRQYDKGFQFFKLMTKDLKNLFEVHSKL; from the coding sequence ATGGAAGATAGGTTAGCTCTTTGTGTTGATATAGGTACGACTAATTTAAAAGCAGGCGTTGTAGATAAAGACGGAAATGTATTAAGCCTTTCTAGGTCTGAGATTCCGCTAGAGAGGGATAATGATGGAAAGGCTGAACATAATCCAGAAGTGCTTTTTGCAGCGTTTGTTAAGGCGGCAAAGGAAGCATCAAAGGGATTTGAAGGGAAAATTTCGTTGATAATACCATCGTCTTACATGTTTGGATTAGTTCCGGTTGATGATGATTTAAACCCATTGATGGGGATAATGACGCTTCTTGATTTAAGGGCAAAGGAAACTTATGAAGACCTGTTAAGCACAATTGATGTAAATGAAGCGTACAAAAGGACAGGCTTTGCACCTACATTTCATGCACCTTTATTTAAGATTTTTTGGTTAAAACAAAGGAGAAGAGAAGTATTTGATAAAGCAAAGTATTTTTTAAGCTCAAAAGATTATATAATATCAAAGCTGCTTGATAAGCCGTATACAGAGCCAAGCATATCATCCGCTACAGGTCTTATGAATATTAATACACTTAAATGGGACAGTTATTCGCTTAATGCTTTGGGAATAGATGAAAGCAGGCTACCTGAGATAGTGCCGTCAGATGAAATTTTGGTTGAGTTGCCACAAAAATCAAAAGAGCTTTTAGGTTTGGAAGGAGATGTAAAACTTCTTCCTGGTGTATATGATGGTGGGGCAGTAGGTATAGGCATCGGAGCATTTGAAGAAGGTGTTGGCGCGATAAATATAGGCACTACTGGAATGTTTAGAGTAGCTTATCCTGAAGCTATACTGGATAAGGAAGACTCAATGAGGCTTCAAACGTATTACCTTTCATCAGGAAAATGGTTTGTCGGTGCAGCCATAAACAATGCAGGGATAATTTTAAGGTGGTTAAGAGACAATATTTTTAATATAAGTTATGATGAACTGACAAATGAAGCTTTAAAGGTAGATACGTCAAATCTCTTTTTCTTGCCGTATATCACAGGAGAGAGAGATAAGGAAATTGGGAATATTGCATCAGGTGTATATTTTGGGCTGAAAAACAATCACAATAAAGGGCATATGATCAAGGCTGGAATGGAAGGTGTTGCGTACTCTTTAAGGATGCTTTATGAAGCAGTCAAGGACAACAACGTTGAAGTTAAAGAGATAAGGGCAGGAGGAGGTGGTACGAACTCTGATTTATGGATGGACATATTTTCATCTGTATTAGGCCTGCCTATAAAGGTATCTAATGTAGAAGAGCCTGAGCTTTTAGGTTCAGCATTGCTTGGCTTCTATTCACTAGGGATATATAAAGACCTTGATGAAGCGACAAAGAAAATGGTAAAAATAAAAAATGTTTATGTGCCTCAAGATGAAAAAATAAGGCAATATGACAAGGGATTTCAATTTTTTAAGTTGATGACAAAGGATTTAAAGAACCTATTTGAGGTTCACAGTAAATTATAA
- the gndA gene encoding NADP-dependent phosphogluconate dehydrogenase, whose amino-acid sequence MNNIGLIGLAVMGQNLALNIARKGYSLSGYNRSRQKTDEFINEKVKDEKIYPYYDIKSFVESLEKPRKIILMVKAGKPVDDVIQELLPYLDKGDLIIDGGNSYFKDTNRRIEELKAKGIYYLGMGVSGGEYGALHGPSLMPGGTKEAYDMVNELLLKIAAQTESGPCCTYVGNYSAGHFVKMVHNGIEYAIMQSISEVYDVMRKVLKLSSEEICNIFEEWNKGELNSYLMEISYKIMKHKDEKTGRPLVELILDEAEQKGTGKWTAETSLDLGIPTPSLNLAVVGRALSFFKEERTKISERVQRNYPTGNLNRDEIIEDLKNSLLFAVFASFSQGLWLISEASKVYNYNIDLSEVLRIWKGGCIIRARILDFLREILSDDKTNINLLNSQKSISYLEEKLESIKKVTKLAKDFYIPTLTINSSLDYFFSMSEANLPANLIQGQRDFFGAHTYRRIDMEGIFHTEWEQD is encoded by the coding sequence ATGAACAACATTGGATTAATTGGACTAGCCGTAATGGGACAAAATCTAGCTTTAAATATTGCAAGAAAGGGCTATAGCCTGTCAGGCTACAATAGATCTCGTCAAAAGACTGATGAATTTATAAATGAAAAGGTGAAAGACGAAAAGATTTATCCATACTACGATATTAAATCATTCGTAGAGTCTTTGGAAAAGCCGAGAAAAATAATCCTCATGGTTAAGGCTGGTAAGCCTGTTGACGATGTCATACAAGAACTTTTACCGTATCTAGACAAAGGGGATTTAATAATAGATGGTGGCAATTCATACTTTAAAGACACAAACAGGAGAATTGAAGAACTGAAAGCAAAGGGAATATATTATTTAGGTATGGGTGTTTCTGGCGGCGAATACGGTGCACTGCATGGACCGTCGTTGATGCCTGGTGGAACAAAAGAGGCTTATGACATGGTAAATGAATTGCTTCTTAAAATAGCTGCCCAAACAGAATCTGGCCCATGCTGCACATATGTTGGCAATTATTCTGCTGGACATTTTGTAAAGATGGTTCACAATGGAATAGAATATGCTATAATGCAGTCAATATCAGAAGTATACGACGTGATGAGGAAGGTTTTGAAGCTTTCCAGTGAAGAAATTTGCAATATATTTGAAGAATGGAATAAAGGTGAGCTTAATTCATATTTGATGGAAATATCGTATAAAATCATGAAGCATAAAGACGAAAAGACGGGAAGGCCACTTGTAGAGCTTATTCTAGATGAAGCAGAACAAAAGGGTACAGGTAAGTGGACGGCAGAGACGTCTCTTGACTTGGGAATTCCTACACCGTCTTTAAATCTTGCAGTTGTTGGAAGAGCATTGTCTTTCTTTAAAGAAGAAAGAACTAAGATTTCAGAGAGAGTACAGAGAAATTATCCTACAGGCAATTTAAACAGAGATGAAATAATTGAGGATTTAAAGAATTCGCTGCTTTTTGCTGTATTTGCCTCTTTTTCACAAGGGCTTTGGCTTATATCTGAAGCATCAAAGGTGTACAACTACAATATAGATCTTTCTGAAGTCTTAAGAATTTGGAAAGGTGGATGCATTATAAGGGCCAGAATTTTAGATTTCTTAAGAGAAATCCTCTCTGATGACAAAACAAATATCAACTTGTTAAACAGTCAAAAGTCTATAAGCTATTTGGAAGAAAAATTAGAATCTATAAAGAAAGTGACAAAACTGGCCAAAGATTTCTACATCCCGACGCTTACGATTAATTCTTCGCTAGATTATTTCTTTAGCATGTCAGAAGCAAATCTTCCTGCAAACTTAATACAAGGGCAGAGGGACTTCTTCGGTGCACATACTTATAGAAGAATTGATATGGAAGGCATTTTCCATACAGAGTGGGAGCAAGATTAA